The following proteins come from a genomic window of Natronosalvus vescus:
- a CDS encoding DUF7114 family protein — protein MDRVDTCRQAACDAISDVEPAALNEFLTDTLEAASMTPGVLTLACASALERASANATANATATATVSETESETESDATAGSSVSRTATPTELNLEAVAHHAAGVQLIYEGLRLTRMLAHEEPWAETTGDGRADLEILAADILVARGFYLLARTDAATTAVRTVRQFGRDQTLRADATTADATALDANLERDVLELAVCTGATAVDAHTSSALLEVASTVAADVGASFPPAGECIPSRSVLEDAVDEYEPERERQQGRKRKRDAEPDLERPPTELTTDRVTSAGDP, from the coding sequence ATGGATCGGGTCGACACCTGTCGGCAAGCCGCCTGCGACGCCATTTCGGACGTCGAACCGGCAGCGTTGAATGAGTTCTTGACCGACACGCTCGAGGCAGCATCGATGACGCCCGGCGTGTTAACCCTCGCGTGTGCGAGCGCTCTCGAGCGCGCGAGTGCGAACGCGACCGCGAACGCAACTGCGACTGCGACCGTGAGCGAAACCGAGAGCGAAACCGAGAGCGACGCCACCGCTGGATCCTCCGTGTCACGGACGGCCACTCCCACCGAACTCAATCTCGAGGCCGTCGCCCACCACGCCGCCGGCGTCCAGCTCATCTACGAAGGGCTGCGACTCACCAGGATGCTCGCCCACGAGGAGCCCTGGGCCGAGACCACCGGCGACGGCCGCGCCGACCTCGAGATTCTCGCCGCCGACATCCTCGTCGCCCGCGGCTTCTACCTCTTGGCGCGTACCGACGCTGCCACCACCGCCGTCCGCACCGTCCGCCAGTTCGGCCGTGATCAGACGCTCCGGGCCGACGCCACGACTGCCGACGCCACCGCCCTCGACGCCAATCTCGAGCGCGACGTTCTGGAACTGGCCGTTTGTACCGGCGCGACAGCCGTCGACGCCCACACCTCGTCGGCGCTGCTCGAAGTCGCCTCGACCGTCGCCGCCGACGTCGGTGCATCGTTTCCGCCAGCAGGGGAGTGTATACCATCGCGATCGGTACTCGAGGATGCGGTGGATGAGTACGAACCGGAACGGGAACGGCAACAGGGGCGAAAACGGAAACGGGACGCCGAACCGGATCTCGAACGCCCACCCACCGAACTCACGACCGACCGTGTGACGTCTGCAGGCGACCCGTAG
- a CDS encoding DUF1931 family protein — protein sequence MADLIVKAAVKEALDDKNVASDFYEALDEEVAELLEDAARRAEDNDRKTVQPRDL from the coding sequence ATGGCAGATCTTATCGTCAAAGCCGCCGTCAAGGAAGCACTCGATGACAAGAACGTTGCGTCGGACTTCTACGAAGCACTCGACGAGGAAGTCGCTGAACTCCTCGAAGACGCTGCTCGCCGCGCCGAGGACAACGACCGAAAGACGGTTCAGCCTCGCGACCTGTAA
- a CDS encoding CBS domain-containing protein: MNVADAMTARDDVVSVSLPGTRTDVLEYLQERSFSSVPVVQTDDGTAEYRGLVTRESLIEQPDEDQLVMLLEDVPTTTAETSIEEIAEVMVESESRRIPVIDGEFEGIITVTDVVHTIATGDAETDAEVGEYATRDVNTTYEGVPLPVAEREVYYANVPYAVVLDDDGRMSGVITEVDIIDVARIVEGEEETGNNFPDQDADYSWEGIKGVGSRALPTRDIELPVGPVSEFMTEDVVTVSKTKTIEGAAQLMIRNDIEQIPMVTGDDLVGIVRDVDLLRALYH; this comes from the coding sequence ATGAACGTAGCTGACGCAATGACGGCGCGCGACGACGTGGTCTCCGTCTCGCTGCCGGGAACCAGAACTGACGTACTCGAGTATCTCCAGGAGCGGTCGTTCTCGTCAGTGCCGGTCGTCCAGACCGACGACGGCACCGCCGAGTACCGGGGGCTCGTCACCCGCGAGTCGCTGATCGAACAGCCAGACGAGGATCAGCTGGTGATGTTGCTCGAGGACGTGCCGACGACGACCGCCGAGACGAGCATCGAGGAGATTGCCGAGGTGATGGTCGAGAGTGAGTCCCGTCGAATTCCGGTCATCGACGGGGAGTTCGAGGGAATTATCACGGTCACGGACGTCGTCCACACGATCGCGACGGGCGACGCCGAGACCGACGCCGAGGTCGGCGAGTACGCGACCCGAGACGTGAACACGACGTACGAGGGTGTCCCCCTGCCGGTCGCCGAACGCGAAGTTTACTACGCGAACGTCCCCTACGCGGTCGTCCTGGACGACGACGGGCGGATGAGTGGCGTCATCACGGAAGTCGACATCATCGACGTCGCCCGAATCGTCGAGGGCGAAGAGGAGACCGGGAACAATTTCCCGGATCAGGACGCCGATTACTCCTGGGAGGGGATCAAAGGTGTCGGCAGCCGAGCGCTCCCGACCCGGGACATCGAGTTGCCGGTCGGCCCGGTCAGCGAGTTCATGACCGAGGACGTCGTGACGGTCTCGAAAACCAAGACGATCGAGGGAGCCGCCCAGCTGATGATCCGCAACGACATCGAGCAGATTCCGATGGTCACCGGCGACGACCTCGTCGGTATCGTTCGCGACGTCGATCTGCTGCGCGCGCTGTATCACTGA
- a CDS encoding enoyl-CoA hydratase/isomerase family protein: MIETETTGRVRTIRFARPEARNALTRAGLETLEAAVKDATEPILVLEGNGSAFCAGADLDLVAGLDRTEAEDFARLGQRVARLLESTRAITVAAIDGPARGGGLELALACDLRVGTPASTFGEPGVTFGLFGAWGGTVRLPRIVGEGNALDLACTGRVIDAEEACRMGLLSKVVDDPVAVATAMAEHPPETLEVLKSRLRDDSERSVQEDREATAFGRLVETYGEDVADRR, from the coding sequence ATGATCGAGACCGAGACGACCGGCAGGGTTCGAACGATTCGATTCGCGCGCCCGGAGGCCCGGAACGCCCTCACCCGGGCGGGCCTCGAGACCCTCGAGGCGGCAGTGAAAGATGCCACGGAACCAATTCTCGTTCTCGAGGGTAACGGGTCGGCGTTCTGTGCGGGGGCGGATCTGGATCTGGTGGCCGGCCTCGATCGGACGGAAGCCGAGGACTTCGCCCGGTTGGGCCAGCGGGTTGCTCGCCTGCTCGAGTCGACTCGGGCGATTACCGTCGCCGCGATCGACGGGCCCGCCCGCGGTGGCGGCCTCGAGCTGGCGCTGGCGTGTGACCTCAGGGTCGGAACGCCGGCGTCGACGTTCGGCGAACCGGGGGTCACGTTCGGCCTGTTCGGTGCCTGGGGCGGGACGGTTCGGCTGCCTCGAATCGTCGGCGAGGGGAACGCGCTGGATCTCGCCTGTACGGGTCGGGTGATCGACGCCGAGGAAGCGTGTCGGATGGGACTGCTCTCAAAGGTCGTCGACGACCCGGTTGCAGTGGCGACGGCGATGGCCGAACATCCGCCGGAGACACTCGAGGTGTTGAAATCCCGCCTGCGGGACGACAGCGAGCGATCGGTTCAGGAAGACCGGGAAGCGACGGCGTTCGGACGGTTGGTCGAGACGTACGGCGAGGATGTCGCCGATCGACGATGA
- the glyS gene encoding glycine--tRNA ligase, which produces MSEHAESTSRKLTELAKRRGYFFQSSDAYGGVGGFYTFGPQGAALKGNLEDAWHDRFSVQEGNLEIDAPTIMPEPVFESSGHLETFDDMLVECPECGESHRADHVVEDNTDYEDAEGLPIPDVEEIIAEYELVCPSCGAGLAGQAVDDFNLMFATSIGPGDSQPGYLRPETAQGIFVEFPRLKEYARNTLPFGVTQIGRAYRNEISPRRSIIRTREFTQAELEQFVDPEGDGPDLSGVENVQVRLYPATEQQADNGDLRETTIGEAVADGTIADPWIAYFLGIAQEWYESVGVDPDRFRFRQHLAGERSHYASDCWDAEALIDGSEESDDSEQRKSAEPSSGYWIEIAGFAHRGDYDLSKHAAGSGERFTVFRQYDEPQTVERATVDPDMSYLGPQFGGGAGTVVDALQALAASNREAFDGDTVEIDLEGETHEIPVEKTGFAVEEETIAGEHVTPHVIEPSFGVDRLLYTVLHHAYAEDEVDGEDRTYLELEPEVAPTFVGVFPLQSDDDLEETAREVAKAVRAAGLSVTYDDSGNIGRRYRRQDEVGTPFCVTVDYESLDDGAVTVRERDSTAQKRLPIDSLAETLSALRAGDVAFEELES; this is translated from the coding sequence ATGAGTGAGCACGCGGAATCGACGAGCAGGAAGCTGACCGAACTCGCCAAGCGACGCGGCTACTTCTTCCAGTCCTCCGACGCGTACGGGGGCGTCGGCGGCTTCTACACGTTCGGCCCCCAGGGCGCAGCGTTGAAGGGGAACCTCGAGGACGCCTGGCACGACCGGTTCTCGGTGCAGGAGGGCAATCTGGAAATCGACGCGCCGACGATCATGCCCGAACCCGTCTTCGAGTCCTCGGGTCACCTCGAGACGTTCGACGACATGCTGGTGGAGTGTCCCGAGTGCGGCGAGAGCCACCGCGCCGATCACGTCGTCGAGGACAACACCGACTACGAGGACGCAGAGGGCCTCCCGATTCCGGATGTCGAGGAGATCATCGCCGAGTACGAACTCGTCTGTCCATCCTGTGGCGCCGGCCTCGCCGGCCAGGCCGTCGACGACTTCAACCTGATGTTCGCGACGAGCATCGGCCCCGGCGACTCCCAGCCGGGCTACCTCCGACCCGAGACCGCACAGGGCATCTTCGTCGAATTCCCGCGGCTCAAGGAGTACGCTCGCAATACCCTCCCCTTCGGCGTCACCCAGATCGGTCGCGCCTACCGCAACGAGATCAGTCCCCGGCGCTCGATCATCCGCACCCGCGAGTTCACCCAGGCCGAACTCGAGCAGTTCGTCGACCCAGAGGGCGACGGCCCCGACCTCTCGGGCGTCGAGAACGTCCAGGTGCGGCTGTACCCAGCGACTGAACAGCAAGCAGACAATGGCGACCTCCGCGAGACGACCATCGGCGAGGCCGTCGCCGACGGCACCATCGCAGATCCCTGGATCGCCTACTTCCTCGGCATCGCCCAGGAGTGGTACGAGTCCGTCGGCGTCGATCCCGACCGGTTCCGCTTCCGCCAGCACCTCGCCGGCGAGCGCTCACACTACGCGAGCGACTGCTGGGACGCCGAAGCGCTGATCGACGGGAGTGAGGAATCGGACGATTCCGAACAACGGAAGTCGGCGGAGCCGTCTTCCGGTTATTGGATCGAGATCGCCGGCTTCGCCCACCGCGGCGACTACGACCTTTCGAAACACGCCGCGGGCTCCGGCGAGCGCTTCACCGTCTTCCGCCAGTACGACGAGCCACAGACCGTCGAGCGCGCCACCGTCGATCCCGACATGAGCTACCTCGGCCCCCAATTCGGCGGCGGCGCCGGTACGGTCGTCGATGCGCTCCAGGCGCTGGCTGCGAGCAATCGGGAGGCGTTCGACGGCGACACCGTCGAGATTGACCTCGAGGGCGAAACCCACGAGATCCCCGTCGAAAAGACCGGCTTCGCCGTCGAGGAGGAAACCATCGCGGGCGAACACGTCACCCCCCACGTCATCGAACCCTCCTTCGGCGTCGACCGACTGCTCTACACCGTGCTCCATCACGCCTACGCCGAGGACGAAGTCGACGGTGAAGATCGGACGTACCTCGAGCTCGAGCCCGAAGTCGCCCCGACGTTCGTCGGCGTCTTCCCGCTCCAGAGCGACGACGACCTCGAGGAGACGGCCCGGGAGGTCGCGAAAGCGGTACGCGCGGCCGGCCTCTCGGTCACCTACGACGACTCGGGCAACATCGGCCGCCGCTACCGTCGACAAGATGAGGTTGGCACCCCATTCTGCGTGACGGTGGACTACGAGAGCCTCGACGACGGCGCGGTGACCGTCCGCGAACGCGATTCGACCGCCCAGAAGCGCCTCCCGATCGACTCGCTGGCAGAGACGCTGTCGGCGCTGCGTGCGGGCGACGTCGCTTTCGAGGAACTCGAGTCGTAG
- a CDS encoding DUF7556 family protein: protein MVTDHTCHTSVSTDTVCSSIDSDGGRETYVIADISADGAWLSMRADDAPTLAAWR from the coding sequence ATGGTGACGGATCACACGTGCCACACGTCCGTGTCTACGGACACTGTCTGCAGTTCGATTGACTCCGATGGCGGCCGCGAAACGTACGTTATTGCGGACATCTCCGCAGATGGTGCCTGGCTCTCGATGCGAGCGGACGATGCGCCGACACTTGCGGCCTGGCGATAA
- a CDS encoding PAS domain-containing sensor histidine kinase, giving the protein MESNDTAPDTPFQDYTNDSEALQHSLTLLNTVQDGIYQLDAEGRFVAVNDVITETTGYARNELLGEHVSVLIDDVDARRLEREIHTRLERGEDPNTTFNLAIETTDSDRVHCELRFSLIVHDGELAGTVGVTRILDDHEQTTTHLPSRWETYESISSVIDEADIGVFVLDETFDVVWINETIEDYFGLDRTAVIGRDKRTLIQETIRNQFTDSDTFAETVLATYDDNTYVEQFESQITAADDREARWLEHRSKPIESGRYEGGRVELYYDITDRKDAERARRDSERRLRREYGLTEQILETSPVGIAVVNPDGSTARANERMADLLTVSSTAESYSTAQQDVYDENGTYLPIEERPVFRVFETGEPASDQEVLLKRSDGQRRWLSINARPIPDEHGEPAQVVETATDITDLKALAERRKQDLEEREKELAAVRLATNLLESGEQPVDQLLQEFVGVLPQFFQQPERTAARVSIGDTQATTEGYRSLDNRIRSRTHTVKGTPITVDVILYDDPDEADQADAEPAGFLEEEQKLIDTLTTLLKFHFDRREYITDLRESNKRLEQFAYAASHDLQEPLRMVSSYLQLIETRYTDTLDEDGEEFLAYAIDGAERMREMIDGLLQYSRVETRGDPFEPVDLDAVVDDVLEDLQLTIEEHDADVSVESLPTVLGDDSQLRQVFQNLLDNAIEYSGDAPPRVHVSADHDGDDWTITVRDDGIGIDPDDADHVFEVFHRLHTHDEYAGTGIGLALCRRIVERHNGRIWLESEPGTGAAFSFTIPASDEER; this is encoded by the coding sequence ATGGAGAGTAACGATACCGCACCGGACACGCCTTTTCAGGATTACACGAATGACTCCGAGGCACTCCAGCACTCTCTGACGCTCCTCAATACCGTTCAGGACGGTATCTATCAACTCGACGCCGAGGGCCGGTTCGTCGCCGTAAACGACGTCATCACCGAAACGACGGGATACGCGCGGAACGAACTCCTTGGCGAGCACGTCTCTGTTCTTATCGACGATGTCGATGCCAGACGTCTCGAACGTGAAATCCACACCCGGCTCGAACGTGGCGAGGATCCGAATACCACGTTCAATCTTGCGATCGAGACGACTGATAGTGATCGGGTTCACTGCGAGCTTCGATTCAGCCTCATCGTACACGATGGTGAGTTGGCGGGAACCGTCGGCGTCACCCGGATACTCGATGATCACGAGCAAACGACGACTCACCTCCCGTCACGGTGGGAGACCTACGAGTCGATCTCGTCCGTGATCGACGAAGCCGACATCGGCGTGTTCGTCCTCGACGAAACGTTCGACGTCGTGTGGATCAACGAAACGATCGAAGACTACTTCGGCCTCGATCGAACTGCGGTCATCGGCCGAGACAAACGGACGCTTATTCAGGAGACGATCCGGAACCAATTCACCGATTCCGACACCTTCGCGGAGACGGTTCTGGCAACCTACGACGATAACACCTACGTCGAACAGTTCGAAAGCCAGATCACGGCTGCTGACGACCGCGAAGCGCGCTGGCTCGAGCACCGGAGTAAACCGATCGAGTCCGGTCGATACGAGGGTGGACGAGTCGAACTCTACTACGATATCACCGACCGGAAAGACGCAGAACGTGCCAGGCGTGACAGCGAGCGACGACTCCGACGCGAGTACGGCCTCACCGAGCAAATTCTGGAGACGAGCCCCGTCGGTATCGCCGTCGTAAACCCGGATGGATCGACTGCTCGAGCAAACGAACGAATGGCCGACTTGCTCACTGTGTCCTCGACGGCCGAATCGTACTCGACCGCACAGCAGGACGTGTACGACGAGAACGGCACCTACCTTCCCATCGAGGAGCGACCCGTGTTCCGCGTCTTCGAGACGGGCGAGCCCGCGAGTGATCAGGAAGTTCTCCTGAAACGGTCGGACGGACAACGACGGTGGCTCTCGATAAACGCACGACCGATACCCGACGAGCACGGGGAACCAGCACAAGTCGTTGAGACGGCAACGGATATCACGGATCTGAAAGCGTTAGCGGAGCGGCGCAAACAAGATCTCGAGGAACGCGAGAAAGAGCTCGCAGCCGTGAGGCTCGCCACGAACCTGCTCGAATCCGGCGAGCAACCGGTGGATCAACTCCTCCAGGAGTTCGTGGGCGTTCTCCCGCAATTTTTCCAGCAACCGGAGCGAACTGCCGCACGTGTCTCGATCGGTGACACCCAGGCCACCACGGAGGGATACAGGTCGCTCGACAATCGAATTCGGTCTCGCACCCATACCGTCAAGGGGACGCCGATCACGGTCGACGTCATCCTGTACGACGATCCTGACGAGGCTGACCAGGCAGACGCCGAACCGGCAGGGTTTCTCGAGGAGGAGCAGAAACTAATCGATACGCTCACAACGCTACTGAAATTCCACTTCGACCGACGAGAGTACATCACCGATCTCCGAGAATCGAACAAGCGCCTCGAACAGTTCGCCTACGCGGCGTCTCACGATTTGCAAGAACCGCTCCGAATGGTCTCGAGCTACCTGCAACTGATCGAAACCCGATACACTGACACACTCGACGAAGACGGCGAGGAGTTCCTTGCGTACGCCATCGACGGAGCCGAGCGAATGCGAGAGATGATCGACGGATTACTGCAATACTCCCGCGTCGAAACCCGGGGCGACCCCTTCGAACCGGTCGATCTCGATGCGGTGGTAGACGACGTGTTGGAGGATCTCCAGCTCACGATCGAGGAACACGACGCGGACGTTTCCGTCGAATCACTCCCGACCGTACTGGGTGACGACAGTCAACTCCGACAGGTGTTCCAGAACCTGCTCGACAACGCGATCGAATACAGCGGTGACGCCCCGCCGCGCGTTCACGTCTCTGCCGACCACGACGGGGACGACTGGACGATCACGGTACGCGACGACGGAATCGGAATTGATCCCGACGATGCGGATCACGTCTTCGAAGTGTTTCACCGGCTCCACACCCACGACGAGTACGCCGGAACCGGCATCGGACTCGCGCTCTGTCGTCGGATCGTCGAGCGCCACAACGGCCGGATCTGGCTCGAGTCCGAACCGGGAACTGGTGCGGCGTTTTCCTTTACCATTCCGGCCAGCGATGAGGAGCGCTAA
- a CDS encoding MBL fold metallo-hydrolase, whose translation MTFHRISLGNTVFEGANNAYLHDGDATVLLDTGVAVPDTRQELEAGLTEHGIAFADIDAIVLTHYHADHTGLAGEIQAESGATVYAHEADAPLIAGDAAAWANLEATQRELFDKWGMPDDAREELLAFLEAGEEAGIYGEAVDVTPITDGDTLSVGDLRLEVLHAPGHTAGLCCFVPQRETGTGAAVYTGDALLPQYTPNVGGADVRLEGALAAYVETLETLIDRGYARAWPGHRTPIDEPAERARHILEHHEERAFRVASALEAIGPADAWTVSARLFGDLSDIHILHGPGEAFAHLEHLRDTGAVAIERREHDAIDQHDRAAVDGHPYRLTEAGRTQLAACSDGRWPLSTARDTID comes from the coding sequence ATGACGTTCCACCGGATCTCGCTCGGAAACACCGTCTTCGAGGGGGCGAACAACGCCTACCTTCACGACGGTGACGCGACCGTCTTACTCGATACCGGCGTCGCCGTTCCCGACACCCGCCAGGAACTCGAGGCGGGGCTCACAGAACACGGGATCGCGTTCGCTGACATCGACGCCATCGTCCTCACCCACTACCACGCCGATCACACCGGCCTGGCGGGGGAGATACAGGCCGAAAGCGGTGCCACCGTCTACGCACACGAGGCCGACGCCCCGCTCATCGCCGGGGACGCAGCCGCGTGGGCGAATCTCGAGGCGACCCAGCGCGAGCTGTTCGACAAGTGGGGGATGCCCGACGACGCGCGCGAAGAGCTTCTCGCGTTTCTCGAGGCCGGCGAGGAGGCCGGCATCTACGGCGAGGCCGTCGACGTGACGCCCATCACCGACGGCGACACGCTCTCGGTCGGCGACCTGCGTCTCGAGGTGCTCCACGCCCCGGGGCACACGGCAGGGCTGTGTTGTTTCGTTCCCCAGCGTGAGACGGGAACCGGGGCGGCGGTGTACACCGGCGACGCGCTCCTCCCGCAGTACACCCCCAACGTCGGCGGCGCCGACGTCCGCCTCGAGGGGGCCCTGGCCGCCTACGTCGAGACGCTCGAGACGCTGATCGATCGCGGGTACGCCCGCGCCTGGCCAGGTCACCGGACACCGATCGACGAGCCAGCAGAACGAGCACGGCACATCCTCGAGCATCACGAAGAGCGTGCTTTCCGGGTGGCGTCGGCACTCGAGGCAATCGGCCCGGCCGACGCCTGGACGGTCAGCGCCCGGCTGTTCGGCGACCTCTCGGACATCCACATCCTCCACGGCCCGGGGGAAGCCTTCGCCCACCTCGAGCATCTGCGTGACACCGGGGCGGTAGCGATCGAGCGACGCGAACACGACGCGATCGATCAGCACGACCGGGCCGCTGTCGACGGCCACCCGTACCGGCTGACTGAAGCGGGACGAACGCAACTGGCCGCCTGTTCGGACGGTCGCTGGCCGCTCTCGACGGCTCGAGATACGATCGACTGA
- a CDS encoding dolichol kinase, which translates to MADELKRRLVHASGAGLVVLYLLANALDLGLTWPRFQVLMVVLALGTIGLEFLRLRVGLEWWIYEKLTREYEQNQFAGYGYYMVSMTVAVLLFPEEIALPAMLMLAIGDPISGLVSDNTLKRVKHPKTLVTMFVVSTALALPFFLDAPLVAVAAALGATIADGVKLRIRDFIVDDNLTIPIYASVLAYLTLEFVPL; encoded by the coding sequence ATGGCCGACGAACTCAAGCGACGGCTCGTCCACGCCAGCGGCGCAGGCCTTGTCGTCCTCTACCTCCTCGCGAACGCCCTCGACCTTGGGCTGACCTGGCCCCGGTTCCAGGTGCTGATGGTCGTCCTCGCCCTGGGCACGATCGGTCTCGAGTTCCTGCGCCTCCGGGTTGGCCTCGAGTGGTGGATCTACGAGAAATTGACACGGGAGTACGAACAGAACCAGTTCGCCGGCTACGGCTACTACATGGTCAGCATGACCGTCGCCGTCCTCCTGTTTCCCGAGGAAATCGCGCTTCCGGCGATGTTGATGCTCGCCATCGGCGATCCGATCAGCGGTCTCGTCTCCGACAATACGCTCAAGCGCGTGAAACATCCCAAGACGCTCGTGACGATGTTCGTCGTCAGCACCGCTCTCGCGCTGCCGTTTTTCCTCGACGCGCCGCTGGTGGCCGTCGCCGCCGCTCTCGGCGCGACGATCGCCGACGGCGTCAAGCTCCGAATCAGGGACTTCATCGTCGACGACAACCTGACCATTCCGATCTACGCGAGCGTACTGGCGTATCTGACCCTCGAGTTCGTGCCGCTGTAG
- a CDS encoding phosphatase PAP2 family protein — translation MWFESAHVEATRDAFPEWMAFLWAFFSSLGSVWFVAPAVVLAFWFANRHRFLPWVATVIGGYALVVGAKGYVGLGRPGVGPAISPEVLPTALAVVYAPLVEVSSSSFPSGHAMAGTIIWCMLALETNVWSRRVRLIGAAAVVALIGFSRIALGLHYPVDVVVGIALALGYLGAILATRRWAADHSTVDPTSATFATVTLIAALSWTIGGQPDAAALLGGAVGLWLVWLVAPPPRDPWPVSPRQIGQTTFGIGGLGVVALLLLAFDGHAVWLLVGLLGGTVVGLLPRLNAGNGRLEESVAG, via the coding sequence ATGTGGTTCGAATCGGCCCACGTCGAAGCGACCAGAGACGCCTTCCCGGAGTGGATGGCATTTCTCTGGGCGTTTTTCTCGTCCCTCGGGAGCGTCTGGTTCGTCGCCCCCGCCGTCGTCCTCGCCTTCTGGTTCGCCAATCGCCATCGGTTCCTCCCCTGGGTCGCCACCGTCATCGGCGGCTACGCCCTCGTGGTCGGGGCGAAAGGATACGTCGGCCTGGGTCGACCCGGGGTCGGCCCGGCTATCTCGCCGGAGGTGCTACCCACGGCCCTCGCCGTGGTCTACGCCCCGCTCGTCGAGGTGAGTTCCTCGAGTTTTCCGAGCGGCCACGCGATGGCCGGTACCATCATCTGGTGTATGCTGGCGCTCGAGACGAACGTGTGGTCGCGCCGCGTGCGCCTGATCGGGGCGGCGGCGGTCGTCGCCCTCATCGGATTTTCCCGCATCGCCCTCGGGTTACACTACCCGGTCGACGTCGTGGTCGGCATCGCGCTCGCCCTCGGGTATCTGGGAGCGATCCTCGCCACCCGTCGCTGGGCCGCCGATCACTCCACCGTCGATCCGACGAGCGCTACGTTCGCGACCGTCACCCTCATCGCAGCGCTCTCCTGGACAATTGGGGGTCAACCCGACGCCGCAGCGCTCCTCGGCGGGGCGGTCGGGCTCTGGCTCGTCTGGCTCGTCGCCCCACCGCCGCGTGACCCCTGGCCCGTCTCGCCCAGACAGATCGGCCAGACCACGTTCGGCATCGGCGGCCTCGGCGTCGTCGCCCTCCTCCTCCTGGCATTCGATGGTCACGCCGTCTGGCTGCTCGTCGGACTTCTTGGCGGCACCGTCGTCGGCCTGTTGCCGCGATTGAACGCCGGGAACGGGCGACTCGAGGAGTCAGTAGCCGGATAG
- a CDS encoding DUF4177 domain-containing protein: protein MAPASTQWEYETVRPPREATMREADDPKALLNEYGADGWEFVDTIDYTEGGTKYLVFKRPIGDDDD from the coding sequence ATGGCACCGGCGTCGACGCAGTGGGAGTACGAGACGGTCAGACCCCCTCGCGAAGCGACGATGCGGGAAGCCGACGATCCGAAGGCGTTGCTCAACGAGTACGGCGCCGACGGATGGGAGTTCGTCGACACCATCGACTACACCGAAGGAGGGACGAAGTACCTCGTCTTCAAGCGGCCGATCGGTGACGACGATGACTGA